One window of the Bos indicus isolate NIAB-ARS_2022 breed Sahiwal x Tharparkar chromosome 15, NIAB-ARS_B.indTharparkar_mat_pri_1.0, whole genome shotgun sequence genome contains the following:
- the LOC139187308 gene encoding thymosin beta-4-like, giving the protein MSDKPDMAEIEKFDKSKLKKTETQEKNPLPSKETIEQKQAGES; this is encoded by the coding sequence ATGTCTGACAAACCTGATATGGCTGAGATTGAGAAGTTCGATAAGTCGAAATTGAAGAAAACGGAAACGCAAGAGAAAAATCCACTGCCTTCGAAAGAAACGATTGAACAGAAGCAAGCAGGCGAGTCGTAA